The sequence TTAGATATAGTTCCAATATATTTCAGAACCAGATTTGTCTTCAGCTACTTAAATTACTCAGTTTTTTCTTTCATTCATCATCATGCTATGATTTTGTATTTAGTGTTTAATATTTTAGACGGAAATCCTGATAAATTCTGGAAAAAAAAATGGAAGCGAAAAAGCACCCTCAATGTGGTTCTTCCAGTATTCCTATTAGAGCTAAAACTGCTACTTGCCAATGTAGTGAACTACCATGTTTCAGCTCAAATAAGTTCTGAAACATTTTGCAGGCAAAGTAAGCAACAATAAACCTCCTGACACATCATTTACCTCATTCGGTTCAGATTTCATATAGAACTATCAAATCTTCCTAATATACCTAATTTTACCAACTGCATTGAGCAGAAGAAAACTTGCAAGCTATGACTGCTTCTCATCACATGCCATATGGGTGAACTTTTAATATACATAAGACGCCCTGCCTTTTAAGGCAGATAAACGAAGCTACTATATCTTCTCTTTCATGTTCTTCTTCGTTTATACCTCCTTTACGAATCAATTCTCCAGCACCACATGATCAGCATCTAACCGCCCAAGACAGAGAATGCAACCTTCCGACAGTAATGAAGACATAAAGAACACCTAAACTCGAACATATTCCCAATTCCAGCATGAAAAGCTGGGTATTCGACCGCTCACAAAAGCCAAATCACCCTTCCCTTGCATACAAAGAAAAGAACCACCGATTATCCCAGCGAGATTTccacatcaagaatcccgaaaacAACAATGCATCCGTTCTTCTAAATCCAAACGTCCAAGAACCGACTCATCGTCGAGACCCAAGCGTGGACGTCGGGTTTAGAAAGACGGAGAGAACGAGGCAGCGATCGATGCAAGATTCGACGATGACCGATCGAACTTTTCcggaaaattttcaagaaacatccACAAAGAAAGACAGAAGGAAGGAAGGATAAAAAAGGGATTCGAGGAGATGGAATACGTTCCACTTGGCAAAAGGAGCGCCGCCTCGCCTCTCCTCTCATCGTTCTCTTGCTGCTCTTCTGGGTCGGGTGGAGAGACTCGATCCCTTGGAGACCGGGCGGTGGTCTGTTGGAGGAGATGGGTTTTAAACGGCGTCAATACTACGATGTCTCGTGGCTAATTTGTTGCGCTCGACCAAACTCACTCGCGCCGTTTGCAGTGAACGAAGATTTCGTTATTATTATATTCTATTTATTATAGGTAAcattatatacaatatatataacaATATAGCATCTAACAACAGTACTATTAAATAAACAGGcaggaaaaagagagagagagagagatctcccATCCGTTCGATTCCCATCAGACGTCTAAAAGAGCATCCATTACATAACGCCCCACGATTCGAGGGTCGGAAAGCCTGGGAACAGCGAGTCGAAATCGGAGGTCGGTGGCACGAACGAGCCGGCGGAGACCGGCACGGGCTCTCCCAAGCCCAGGAAGACCGCTGACGTATCGAGCGTAGGCAGGAAGAGCTGCTGCGAGGGGGTGCGGGCGGTCACCGCGGGCAGCATCGGCGGCTCCCCCGGCTCCTCGTCGCCGAGCCGGACCCCGGTGACCCACTGCACCATCTCTCGGAAATTGGCAGGGTCGGCTTTGATGTATGTGGTCGGCGACCGCTTCGACGGGCGCGACCTACGCAGCCGTTTCGAGACCCTGGCCGCTGGGGCGGGGCCAAGGGGGTTCACCCGGGGGCAGACGGCGTCGGCCAAGGACGGGGGATCGAGTTGGTGTTGGACGGGGAGGGGGTAAGATGAGGAGTGGATGTCATGGAAGGCGCCGGAGGAGGAGGTGTCGGAGGGGGAGATCCGGAGGACGCGGGCGAGGCCCTCGTTATCGCCGGTGAAGGCCTCGCTGATCCACCTCGACTCCGGATGATACATCAACGGATCGAGCACCGAACAATCCTCCGACATGTTCATCATCCGGCAGGAGGAGCTTCTCGACGCATTCCAAGGCAagcttgaggaggaggaggaggaggaggaagtggaAGCGAAGGGTAGATGGTGATGAGAGTGGACTAGCAAGCGTTTAAGAAGACGGTGGCGAGGGGCGGAGAAAGCGCGTGCATCGAACCACGTGTCCTTGACGTCTCTGGAATCGGATAACCGCGGTCTGTGTCGGAGGGGTTGGGTCTAACGtatttaaatctaattttctgTACCGTAAATTACActatagataaataaataaataaaccggAAAAGAAAATCTTTCACATCCTATCCAAAAAGTTACATCTATCAAAGAAATGAACAGAATGTTATaatgataaattattaatattgatTATGTAACTTAAATGTTGAAGTTCTTAGGTGAGACATGATTTATTAACTAACTATttatttagtaaaaaaaaaaacatttttagaAAGAGAGATTCTTGTTTGTCTATTTATCAGTCCACTTTCAGCTAAAGGCAGTGTAAGTTTAGCAATGTAAACTAATCCAGTTTCAGCTAAAAGTGGTGTAGCTACAGACTAAGGTCAAAACCAATATTTTATGCAGCACATGAGACTCATCTTGATGCACTTACTCGGTATCACAACTGGCAGTAGTACTTTTAAGCTCCACCGATCTGGAATAACCTTGTTCTTTTCTATTCCCTATTAAACTCATGAAGTCAAAGACATGTATGACAGAATGGGCTGGAAAGCATACAAGGGAAATATATTATCACCCCTTGGAACATTCCATCTACAAAACTCTTTGATCTTTCCAACTATACTAGCAAAGCTCATTAGAACTTGTATTATGTTTCCAGTAACAACTCTTGCATCAGCCTGTTTGTGGTTTCCAAACCAAATCCTAGAAACTCATGCAGCACTCGAATAGTTCACCTTGACTTCCTCAAGAGATAAGTTAGATATATTAATCAGTTTTCTTTCTGTAATTCTAGTTTCTGAACTAGCAATTCCTTCTTCATCTTATCCCCATAACCGAGACAAGCAATCAGAAGATAACCTCTCTCTGTCAACAGGATAAGACTGCATGTTGATGACAAGAACAAATTCTAGAAACTCATCATAGCATGACTAGTAAAATGAATATTGATTGTTTGTCACTTTCACTTTGACTTCCTAAAATCCTTCCACCGTCTTGGTGTATATTTCTTTTCCCTACGGTGTCTCATACTGTTGCATTCTTCAACACCACCATGGATTGTGATCGACATATTTAATACCAATACAAGTGTCAAGATTACCTTTTGTCTCCTCCTGTGACCCTGatgtctcctctcctctcctctcctctccatgGAATGGTTCAATGGTATCAAGGTGAGCCAACCCGAAGGCCTCCACTTGTCTCAAGCCAAGAATCAGATAACAACAGGTTCCTTAATGGCCTCTTAACCTTCCTGCCAACCTGTTGGCATCTGCATCCAATATTATGATGACAAATAGATTAAAGATTGCTGTAGTTTTGTTGACTTTGGGGTGCAGGTGTCAGTCGTTGGAGCCTCATGTGAGGTTTGCCTAGTGGTGCTGATTGGCATAGCTTCAGGAAGGTCAATGGATggctacagaaaaaaaaaatgtattggtACTGAGAGATTCCACCcacctttttcatataaaaaggGACTTTTCTTTGGGGTTTGGCAGTATGACTAATTGTCACATTCCTATGTCCTGTGGTATGGTCTGGCAATTGAATAATGTCATCTGAATCATCTGtacatttgatttgatttgattcctTTCGGAGGTAATTGGGCCCAATTGTATCTGAATTGTGATTTAAAAGAAATGTTCTCAGAGAATCTGGATTTTAGTGTCAAACCCACAGGAATGTGTACCCAAAGAACACACTGTTTGAGGGGAGCAGGAGGAGCCAGGTtggtatataatataatatattggaTTGACTCCCAACCCATAAAACTCCTAAACAATGACAATATAAGATTGTATTTTAGCTATATAGCTAGTTACTGAGAATGGTCTAATGATTACTGTTTAAAGATTAGGACCATCCTCAAGTAAgtattcatttttctttttgttttttttgttttcttgatggAGATGATTAGTGGAAGACCagtaaaaatatgatttttattaaagaaaaaaTCAGACAAGAAAGATAGATACTCTTCTCTATTGCCAAGTGTTTCAATTGATGAACAAAACACTCTACTTAATCTGACAGACTTCCCTCTTCATGAAATCTTTAGATTTCCAAGGAGCTGAGGAGGAGTCTGATTTATGTGAGATGTTAAAAGACAATTTGAGTTTCTAGTCCACGTAGGATTCATTTAGTGGCATAGCATAAGATGACACAACTATTGTGGTCTTATTTGAGAGACAGAAAGAAACAATATCAATAAATGAATGGTGGCTAATGATAATTAGGCAACTGCTCGACCGCTCAAAACCAAACAAAGAATTATAACGCTCATTGACGTACCTAAAATCCTTTATCACGTTTTTTTCCTCAGTGCCTAAAGCATTTTTCTCACTCCATATATCACAGACGTGACAAATTGGAAATTTTGATCAAGCTGGTGTCATCTTAAGAAATCATGATTACGCCTTGTTGCTACTATGCCAAATTCTTCGACGATTCAACAGTACACCTCCTCTCGTCATACGTTGCGCATACAGATTCATTCATTTCTTGAGGCAATTGTATTAGATCACATCGATCTAGAAAGAGGACCGGTGATacacaaaataaaatatataaaccaTGACAGTCACAGCAGTCGGAAATGTACAAAGGAGAAGCTACATGAAACACAAAAGTCAAATGACAAATGTCAGCTGTCAAAATCAAACTTGCACATCACTTTAGTAAAAAATTCCTATCTAAGAAAGGGTGTAACTTTGAGGTGAatctattcaaaataatttttaatctgCGAATACTTTTCAAAATAAACAAAGATATCGGTACGATGAtggaatctttttttttaattcttcgtATACTAAAGTATGAAATAGAGTTTAAGAGATCTTGAGAATAGATCTCGCATCATATGTAAtcctatcatcaaaatcatcttatagaaaattttatacttCATTTCTATTAATCGATAACAATACAAACAAATctgtaataaaaaattatatatgttcaaatcatttataataatttaatttaaaaaatatagaaatACTAGAATCAtaattagtaaataaaaaatactaataaaaggTACCattgtaataataaaaatatatataatgttcACATAGTATTATTCTTATGAAATAGTATTGCTATCTTTTAGTATATAaacttaaattataaatatattcaaaataataccatcatatcccatcacataattattcgaagTAGATATTTCTTTGAGGTTATCTAGATCTACTAATTATGtgtatcattataaatattaaattttaatattattaaagtctaattctataatataattttataaatttattagtcTAGACAACTTTGATGGTTACaaaactaatataataatataagttattttttaagtatcttgaaaatgataaaataattattatagtcATAAGCTCGTCATTCTTGATTACTTTCAGTTAGATAAAATttagaaatataaattataaaaaatattcaccaaaatttttaaatataatttatatagaaataattcaataataataaaataatcataataattattaaatattaattgatataaagaaaaaaaaataaatgcatgtgaataatatgatatctttatttaaatatatgataaatattatGAAAGTGAATAATCACATAATTCACATAAAACATATCTTTATGTGAAACTATGATCATGAAAaaacataaatcatatctttatataaaaaataaatattttttatattttttaatatgcatgtgaataatcatataaatatttaaaaataataaataaatattaagtgACAAGAAAAGAATACCAAGATTttatatgaaaaattattttaaaaaattaggcTGCTCTATTTAATTTGGCAGCCTAAATTGAGCCATAACGAGTTTGGTAGCTCAGAAGTGGGCACAACAATTAGTCCAATGAATCAAACCAATCGATATTGGACGTCAAGATCAGAATTAACTGACGATCAAAATAAGGTTATGATTGTGGTCAAAAACAAGTCCGACCCAAATCAATAAACTGATCAAAATCTAAAGGGGAAAGATCTGGTCAAAATCAATGTTGACGTAATTTAGTCCAAAATTAAGCCTTCCCTATATTAAGTCAAAATCGAGGTTGACCGGGTCAAATTTTAGGTCAAAATTAAATTTGGGGCATGATTTCATTTTGACCAGTCAAAATCTCTTGCCAACGAGCCCCCGCGTCTCCCTCGTCTTCTTCGCGAATTGCTTCCACCGCGGCATCGCCGACTGTGACTTCACGGACGGTCGATCCTCATCGCGCCACCTCCGGTGCACTGCCGCCAGTGGGCTATGTCGCCATCCGCGACCGCTGACAAATCGCGATTACACCACCGAGCGCTGCCATCACCTCGCAGCCCCCGGCTGCTGCCTAAAGACCTCGTCGTCGCTCACCGCCTCCTGCACCCG comes from Musa acuminata AAA Group cultivar baxijiao chromosome BXJ3-3, Cavendish_Baxijiao_AAA, whole genome shotgun sequence and encodes:
- the LOC135633401 gene encoding calmodulin-binding protein 25-like encodes the protein MMNMSEDCSVLDPLMYHPESRWISEAFTGDNEGLARVLRISPSDTSSSGAFHDIHSSSYPLPVQHQLDPPSLADAVCPRVNPLGPAPAARVSKRLRRSRPSKRSPTTYIKADPANFREMVQWVTGVRLGDEEPGEPPMLPAVTARTPSQQLFLPTLDTSAVFLGLGEPVPVSAGSFVPPTSDFDSLFPGFPTLESWGVM